The DNA sequence ATGGTAAATAGCTAGTACGTTCCCGATAAAGCCTTCTGCCCACTTGACGACGAGCGGAAATAATGGGAATACGACGAGTTCCTTCTTGCACAAACACAATGCCCACAATCATCACTAAAAATACTAGGACTAGAATTGTCACTTGTGCGATCGCCTGACGACCACCTGTTTGAGCATAATCAATTGTATTAGCTAAAGTTTGAGGTAACACTGCCACGATATTGACAAAAATCAACAAAGAAGCACCATTACCCAGACCTCTTTCAGTAATTACTTCAGAAATCCACATCACAAACATAGACCCTGCAGTAATAGCCAATACAGTTTCAATAACAAACCAAGGACTATCATTTAAGGCATAAGGACGCAACAAACCAACCGTTACCCCAGTACTTTGGATAATTGCCCACCCTAAAGCAACATAACGAGTAATTTGGGCGATTTTCCTACGACCCATTTCACCCTCATTTTTCTGTAAATCTTCCAGTGCAGGTACTGCCGAAGTCATCAACTGCATGATAATAGAAGCGTTGATGTAAGGTAAAATACCCAGAGCGAAGATTCCAATCGTGCTTAAACCTCCCCCTGTAAAGATATTCAAGAACCCTAAAAAGGGAAGATTTTGAATTGCCGCCGCAAAAGCCTCTCTATCTATACCCGGAACAGGAATATAAATACCAAGTCTCACTAAAATAAGTAAACCTAGAGTTATCAGCAAACGACTGCGTAGCCCTGCAGCCTGAGCCATCTGCAAAAAAGTTTCTTGGGCGGTTGGAGTTTTTTCTCTACTAACAACCATGACTTAATTAATTATTGATAGTGAATAATAGAAAATGAATACAGAGTTAGAAAAACTCATAGTCAATTGTCAATGGTCAATTATCAATTATTCCATACTATCTTGACATTAATTAGTCATTATTGCTTGACTCAGTTTGAGTCGAAGTAGAGGAGATAGAACCTCCGGCCGCTTCTATTTTCGCTTGAGCAGATTTACTCCAAGCCGCAGCTTTAATATTCAGAGCAACGTTGATTTCACCGTTACCTAAGATTTTTAAAGGACCATCATTAGCTGTAACAATACCTTGATCCATTAAAGACTCTAAAGTCACTTCAGTATTAGGAGCTAAATTAGCCAATTTCTCCACATTGATAATGGTGAAATTCTTAGGATTGATGATCTTGAAGTGTTTTAATTTAGGTACACGACGATAAAGAGGCATTTGACCCCCTTCAAACCCCGGCTTAGTACCTGTACCAGAACGAGATTTTTGACCTCTCATCCCAAAACCGCCGCTAGCACCTTGTCCAGCAGAAATACCTCTACCGATACGGCGACGACGTTTTTTAGATTTGGGATTGGGCGCTATTTGATGAAGTTTCATAATAATCGCAAAGTATGATTAAGACTGTTTAGGAGAAAATTTGTTCTAAAGGAATATCTCTTTCTTTGGCAACAGAGGAGAAACTACGAATTTGTTGAAGGGCATTGATTGCCGCTCTTGCGTTGTTTAAAGGATTATTAGATCCCTGTTGTTTTGCCAAGATATTTTTAATACCTGCTAACTCTAACACAGTACGCACTGCTCCCCCCGCAATTACCCCAGTACCGGGAGCGGCAGGACGCATAAATACTTGAGATCCTCCAGCCATGCCAGTACTAACGTGAGTAATGGAGTTAGATTTATTAATGTTAACGTTAACAATATGTTTTTTACCGTCAGAAACAGCTTTACGCACAGCGTTGATAACATCTCCTGCTTTACCAACACCTACGCCCACTTGTCCTTTTTCGTTACCGACAACAACGATCGCACGGAAGCTAAGTTTTTTACCCCCTTTCACAACCTTACTAACTCGGCGAATTTGTACTACTCTTTCTTGCCAAGAGTTGTCTTTTTTTTCCTTATTACGTTTTCTTTGTTTGCCTTTGCGTTCTTGTTCTTTTGCCATAATAAATACCTTTAGAAGTTAAGACCTGATTCACGAGCGGCATCAGCAAGGGCTTTTACTCGTCCGTGATAAAGATTACCACCGCGATCAAATACCACTTTATCAATGCCTTTAGATAATGCTCTTTGAGCGATTAATTTACCAACTTCTGCTGACGCATCACAGTTAGAAGTGGAAGCCTCACTTAATTTTTCTCTTAACTCTTTGTCAAGGGTAGAAGCCGCAACTAAGGTATGTTGAGCAACATCGTCAATAATTTGAGCGTAGATGTGAAAGTTAGAGCGGAAAACCGCTAACCGAGGACGCTCAGGAGTACCTTGAACTTTTTTACGGATGCGTAAATGACGACGCTTAACGAGATTTTTACGATTAATGGTCATGGTTATTTCTTACCTGCTTTACCTACTTTACGTCTTACATATTCACCAGCGTAGCGAATACCTTTACCTTTATATACTTCAGGGGGACGAACGGCACGAATTTTAGCGGCAACATTTCCCACTAATTCTTTATCAATACCAGAAACAACAACTTCAGTATTGTTATTAACGGCAACGGAGATACCTTGAGGCATTTCCATTTCTACTGGCTTAGAATAACCCACGTTAAGAGTAAGTTTTGACCCTTGAGCTTGAGCCCGATAACCAACCCCTTGAATTTCTAGTTTTTTCTCGAATCCTTGGCTAACGCCTTGGATCATGTTATCTACCAAAGTGCGACACAATCCATGTCTTTCTCTGGCTTTACGGGAATCGTTATCCCGAACTACTTTGATTTCTTGTCCCTCTTGAGTGAGAGTTACCAAAGCTGGTAAGGTTCTTGATAAATCACCTTTAGGTCCTTTGACTTGAACTAATTGCCCGTCAATAGTCACCTCTACTTTGGTTGGTATCGTGATAGGACGTTTTCCAATACGAGACATGATTTGTTAATTGATAATTGATAATGGACAGTTAATATTCGACTCTTACCAAACGTAGCAAAGGATTTCACCGCCAATGCCTTGTTTTCTTGCCTCTCGATCGGTCATGATACCGCTAGAGGTGGAAATAATGGCTACGCCAATACCGCCTAAGACTCTGGGTAAGTCTTTTTTCTTGCTGTAAACCCTTAAACCAGGGGTGCTTACTCGGCGAATGTTATGGATTACGGGTTGACGATTTCTTCCTTTGTATTTCAAGGAAACAACGATATTCTTCTTGACTCCTTCACCTACTTCTTCATAACCACCGATGAATCCTTCTTCTTGGAGTACATCGGCGATATTACGGGTCATTCTCGTACTAGGAATAGCAACGGTGGAATGACGTACCGCACAGGCGTTACGAATACGAGTCAGCATATCTGAAATAGTGTCGTGTGCTGGCATTCTTTTTTTCTTCCTCTGTTACCTCTGTTTATTTATCACGAAAGGGCATACCCATTTCTTTGAGTAATGCGCGTCCTTCCTCATCGGTGTTAGCGGTGGTAATGATAGAAATATCAAAACCACGAATTTGATCAATGGAATCATACTCAATCTCAGGAAAGATGAGTTGTTCCTTAACACCTAAGCTATAGTTGCCTCTACCGTCAAAACTTTTAGGACTAATGCCTCGAAAGTCACGGATTCGGGGGAGAGAAAGGTTGATTAAACGCTCTAAGAAAGCATACATTTTATCGCTTCTAAGTGTCACCATTGCCCCTACAGGCATTCCTTGACGAATTTTAAAACCAGCGATCGCTTTTTTAGCACGGGTAACAACGGGTTTTTGTCCGGTAATCACAGCTAGTTCACTCAGAGACGACTCCAGTGCTTTAGCATTCTGTGATGCTTCCCCTAAACCTCGGTTAATAACAACTTTAGTTACTTTAGGTACTTGGTGAATGTTGGTGTACCCAAACTGCTCTTTTAATTTTGGAACAATTGTCTCTTGATAGTAAGTTTTTAATTTGGACATTACGGTATTAATTGATATTGATAGATAAACCGTTAAAGAACTTGTTGACAAAAACTAACTGATAATTAATCAATTATTTCGCCTGTTTTTTTCAGTTTTCTTACTTTTTTGCCTTCCTCTGTGATCACATAATTAATGCGACTAGCTACTTTTTCTTTTTCAGAATAAAGCATCACTTTAGAACTATGAATAGGAGCTTCATAGGTAACAATTTGCCCAGATTCTCCTTCTTGACGAGGTTTTTGGTGTTTAGTTCTAATATTTACTCCCTTAACAATAACAGTGCTGTCACTAGGGATGGCTTGAAGAATTTCACCAACTTTACCCTTGTCTTTGCCAGAGATTACTTGCACGGTGTCACCCTTTTTGACGTGCATTTTATAACGGGCGGGTTTTTGTTTGCTTGTTTTTAATGATCTCATGGATTAAATTACCTCCGGTGCCAGAGAAATAATTTTGGTGAAGTTTTTGTCACGTAACTCACGAGCTACAGGACCGAACACACGAGTTCCTCTGGGGTTGTTGTCTTTATTAATAATCACGGCGGCATTGTCGTCAAAACGAATGCTCATACCGCTCTCACGGCGCAAAGAATGTTTAGTTCTTACAATAACCGCACGGACAATATCGGATTTTTTTACAGCCATGTTAGGGATGGCGTCTTTTACTACGGCGATAATAACATCTCCAATGCCTCCGTAGGTACAGTTACCAGTGGATAAAACCCTTAAGCACATAATCTTACGAGCACCACTGTTATCAGCTACATTGAGATAACTTTGTTGTTGAATCATGGTCGTTTACTAATGGTTTAAATGAGAGGGTGAAAATGATTATTTGTCCTATTTTTCAACCTAGGAAGGCTGAACTGGTTTCAACCCCTATAGAGCTTTACGACTAATTATTTCAGCGATTTCCCAACGTTTGGTTTTGCTGAGGGGACGAGTTTCTCTGATTCTCACGCGATCGCCTTCTAAACATTGGTTCTGTTCGTCGTGAGCTTTGTATTTTTTCGTTTTAACGACAATTTTGCGGTATTTGGGGTGAGGGGAACGATTTTCAACGGCAACTACTGCGGTTTTATCCATTTTGTTGCTGACAACTACCCCCACTCTTTCTTTTACTGCCATTAATTTTTACTCCTATGCTTGAGTATTGCTAGTGGTTTTTCTGACAATTCCTTTTTGACGTTCAGTCTGGATGGTGAGCAATTGAGCAACCCAGCGTCTGGTGTGCTTGAACTCATGGGGTTTTTCTAAACGTCCAGTGGTTTGAGCAAGTCTTAATTGAAAGAGTTTTTGTTTCCCAGAGGTAATTTCTGCGGTCAATTCCTCATCGCTTAAGTTTCTTGCTTCGGCAATGCTTTTATAAGCCATAATTTAGTATTCCTCCGCTCTGGTAATAAATTTGGTCTTAATGGGTAACTTTTGAGCCGCTAAACGCATAGCTTCTCTTGCGGTTGCTTCGGGAATACCAGCAATCTCAAACATGATGCGACCGGGTTTGACTACGGCTACCCAAAATTCAGGATTACCTTTACCAGAACCCATACGGGTTTCAGCAGGACGCATAGTAACGGGTTTATCAGGAAAGACACGAATCCAAAGTTTACCGCCTCTGCGAACATAACGGGTAATAGCCCGTCTTGCGGCTTCAATTTGGCGGGATGTAATCCAACAAGGTTCGATCGCCTGAAGTGCAAAATCACCGAAATTAATGGAATTACCACGATAGGCATTCCCTTTCATTCTGCCCCGATGTTGTTTGCGGAATTTAGTTCTTCTTGGACTTAACATGATTTCTAGTTAATAGTTGATAGTTAATAGTTGATAGTCAATAGTTGGATAGTTGAGAGTTAATAACTTTTCACTGTTCACTATTCACCATTCACTATTCAGAGCGATCCTCAAATTTTTGACGACGGGGTTTTTTCCGTGAGGGTTTGTTACGATTGGCAGTGAGATTCAAGTTTTCTTCACCGGGGATGATTTCACCTTTGAAAATCCAAACTTTAATCCCTAAAATACCGTAGATAGTACTAGCGGTTTTGTAACAGTAATCAATGTTAGCTCTTAGGGTATGAAGAGGAACACGCCCCTCTCTAATCCACTCAGTACGAGCAATTTCAGCACCGTTGAGACGACCACTGACCTGAATTTTGATCCCTAACACTTCTGCTTTTTGTGCTCTTTGAATGGCTTGTCTGACCACACGACGGAAAGAGACACGTCTTTCCAATTGTGAAGTTAAAAACTCTGCCATTAAAGCGGCACTAGCATCAACGTTAGTTACCTCAATTACATTAACTCTGAACTGACGCTGATTCTTGAGGAGAGCTTGTAAATCGGTACGGATTTTTTCAATACCCTGACCACCTTTTCCTACAACAACTCCAGGACGGGCAGTATGAATAGAAAGGTCAATTTGGTCTGCTTTACGCTCAATTTTGACATCAGCAATACTAGCGTTTGCTAAGTTTTTGTCAATGTACTGACGAATTTTGTGATCTTCTTGAAGAAGTTTTGGGTAATTTCTTTTATCGGCATACCAGCAAGAAGAATGTTCTTTGGTAATACCGAGTCGAAAACCAATTGGATGTACTTTTTGTCCCATGTTATCTTTATTCAATAAGTGCAGGTTGACTATGCCATTGGAGCTACTGCCACGGTAATATGACAGGTGCGCTTACGGATTTGATAAGCACGACCCTGCGCTCTAGGACGGTAGCGCTTTAAGGTAGGTCCACCGTCAGCAAAGGCTTGAGAAATGACTAAGTCATTGGGATCTAAGCCTTGATTATTTTCTGCATTAGCTACAGCAGAGCGAAGGACTTTAACAATTGGCTCACAAGCACGATAGGGCATAAACTCGAGGAGGATTAAGGCTTCTCGATAGCTACGCCCACGAATTTGGTTCAATACCCGTCTCACCTTGAAGGGTGACATTCTGATATAACGGGCGATCGCTTTTACTTCTTGGGAGGTATCTACCTCAATATTTGTCTTAGATTTAGCCATAGTTATTAATTGATGGTTGATAGTTAATAGATGACCTGATTATTATTGCAGTCAACTATGTCCCTAGTCAGTTAACCAAAACTCTTAACGTTTCGCTTTTTTGTCACTTTTAGCGTGACCACGAAATGTACGAGTAGGTGCAAATTCCCCTAACTTGTGTCCTACCATTTGATCAGTGATAAAGATAGGAACGTGTTGACGGCCATTATGAACAGCAATAGTGTGACCAATCATTTGGGGAATAATAGTAGAGGCTCTTGACCAAGTTTTAACTACTTGCTTATCTCCTTTACTGTTCAATTTTTCAATTTTGGAGAGTAAGCTGTCGGCAACAAAAGGCCCTTTTTTCAGTGAACGACTCATGAATTTTTTTCCCTATTTTGCGGTTAAGCTCTCAGACTTAATTTACTTGCCTTTACCAGCATTAC is a window from the Cyanobacterium sp. Dongsha4 genome containing:
- the secY gene encoding preprotein translocase subunit SecY, producing the protein MVVSREKTPTAQETFLQMAQAAGLRSRLLITLGLLILVRLGIYIPVPGIDREAFAAAIQNLPFLGFLNIFTGGGLSTIGIFALGILPYINASIIMQLMTSAVPALEDLQKNEGEMGRRKIAQITRYVALGWAIIQSTGVTVGLLRPYALNDSPWFVIETVLAITAGSMFVMWISEVITERGLGNGASLLIFVNIVAVLPQTLANTIDYAQTGGRQAIAQVTILVLVFLVMIVGIVFVQEGTRRIPIISARRQVGRRLYRERTSYLPLRLNQGGVMPIIFASAVLVLPSSVSGFAENTAFSGAVNQIALALRPGTIWYVVVYSLLILFFSYFYASLVSNPEDIAQNLKKMGTSIPGIRPGKATVAYLEGVLNRLTLLGAIFLTVVATVPTFVERATGVTTFQGFGATSLLILVGVAIDTAKQVQTYVISQRYEGMVKQ
- the rplO gene encoding 50S ribosomal protein L15 translates to MKLHQIAPNPKSKKRRRRIGRGISAGQGASGGFGMRGQKSRSGTGTKPGFEGGQMPLYRRVPKLKHFKIINPKNFTIINVEKLANLAPNTEVTLESLMDQGIVTANDGPLKILGNGEINVALNIKAAAWSKSAQAKIEAAGGSISSTSTQTESSNND
- the rpsE gene encoding 30S ribosomal protein S5, translated to MAKEQERKGKQRKRNKEKKDNSWQERVVQIRRVSKVVKGGKKLSFRAIVVVGNEKGQVGVGVGKAGDVINAVRKAVSDGKKHIVNVNINKSNSITHVSTGMAGGSQVFMRPAAPGTGVIAGGAVRTVLELAGIKNILAKQQGSNNPLNNARAAINALQQIRSFSSVAKERDIPLEQIFS
- the rplR gene encoding 50S ribosomal protein L18, translated to MTINRKNLVKRRHLRIRKKVQGTPERPRLAVFRSNFHIYAQIIDDVAQHTLVAASTLDKELREKLSEASTSNCDASAEVGKLIAQRALSKGIDKVVFDRGGNLYHGRVKALADAARESGLNF
- the rplF gene encoding 50S ribosomal protein L6 yields the protein MSRIGKRPITIPTKVEVTIDGQLVQVKGPKGDLSRTLPALVTLTQEGQEIKVVRDNDSRKARERHGLCRTLVDNMIQGVSQGFEKKLEIQGVGYRAQAQGSKLTLNVGYSKPVEMEMPQGISVAVNNNTEVVVSGIDKELVGNVAAKIRAVRPPEVYKGKGIRYAGEYVRRKVGKAGKK
- the rpsH gene encoding 30S ribosomal protein S8; this encodes MPAHDTISDMLTRIRNACAVRHSTVAIPSTRMTRNIADVLQEEGFIGGYEEVGEGVKKNIVVSLKYKGRNRQPVIHNIRRVSTPGLRVYSKKKDLPRVLGGIGVAIISTSSGIMTDREARKQGIGGEILCYVW
- the rplE gene encoding 50S ribosomal protein L5 translates to MSKLKTYYQETIVPKLKEQFGYTNIHQVPKVTKVVINRGLGEASQNAKALESSLSELAVITGQKPVVTRAKKAIAGFKIRQGMPVGAMVTLRSDKMYAFLERLINLSLPRIRDFRGISPKSFDGRGNYSLGVKEQLIFPEIEYDSIDQIRGFDISIITTANTDEEGRALLKEMGMPFRDK
- the rplX gene encoding 50S ribosomal protein L24, with amino-acid sequence MRSLKTSKQKPARYKMHVKKGDTVQVISGKDKGKVGEILQAIPSDSTVIVKGVNIRTKHQKPRQEGESGQIVTYEAPIHSSKVMLYSEKEKVASRINYVITEEGKKVRKLKKTGEIID
- the rplN gene encoding 50S ribosomal protein L14, whose amino-acid sequence is MIQQQSYLNVADNSGARKIMCLRVLSTGNCTYGGIGDVIIAVVKDAIPNMAVKKSDIVRAVIVRTKHSLRRESGMSIRFDDNAAVIINKDNNPRGTRVFGPVARELRDKNFTKIISLAPEVI
- the rpsQ gene encoding 30S ribosomal protein S17, with amino-acid sequence MAVKERVGVVVSNKMDKTAVVAVENRSPHPKYRKIVVKTKKYKAHDEQNQCLEGDRVRIRETRPLSKTKRWEIAEIISRKAL
- the rpmC gene encoding 50S ribosomal protein L29; the protein is MAYKSIAEARNLSDEELTAEITSGKQKLFQLRLAQTTGRLEKPHEFKHTRRWVAQLLTIQTERQKGIVRKTTSNTQA
- the rplP gene encoding 50S ribosomal protein L16, which encodes MLSPRRTKFRKQHRGRMKGNAYRGNSINFGDFALQAIEPCWITSRQIEAARRAITRYVRRGGKLWIRVFPDKPVTMRPAETRMGSGKGNPEFWVAVVKPGRIMFEIAGIPEATAREAMRLAAQKLPIKTKFITRAEEY
- the rpsC gene encoding 30S ribosomal protein S3, whose amino-acid sequence is MGQKVHPIGFRLGITKEHSSCWYADKRNYPKLLQEDHKIRQYIDKNLANASIADVKIERKADQIDLSIHTARPGVVVGKGGQGIEKIRTDLQALLKNQRQFRVNVIEVTNVDASAALMAEFLTSQLERRVSFRRVVRQAIQRAQKAEVLGIKIQVSGRLNGAEIARTEWIREGRVPLHTLRANIDYCYKTASTIYGILGIKVWIFKGEIIPGEENLNLTANRNKPSRKKPRRQKFEDRSE
- the rplV gene encoding 50S ribosomal protein L22; its protein translation is MEVDTSQEVKAIARYIRMSPFKVRRVLNQIRGRSYREALILLEFMPYRACEPIVKVLRSAVANAENNQGLDPNDLVISQAFADGGPTLKRYRPRAQGRAYQIRKRTCHITVAVAPMA
- the rpsS gene encoding 30S ribosomal protein S19; the protein is MSRSLKKGPFVADSLLSKIEKLNSKGDKQVVKTWSRASTIIPQMIGHTIAVHNGRQHVPIFITDQMVGHKLGEFAPTRTFRGHAKSDKKAKR